The Oscillospiraceae bacterium genome segment ATTTCGCCGTTTTCAAGAGTTGCAGTCACATTGTCGCCTTCTTTGAATTTTGCTTCAAGCAGTGCGTTAGAGAAGGTGTCCTCCACCTTGCGCTGTATCTCACGACGCAGGGGACGTGCACCGTAAACAGGGTCGAAGCCCGCATCGGCAAGAAATTCCACCACAGCATCATCAAAGGTGATGTTTATATTCAACGCGTTGACGCGGTTTGCGATTTCAGCCAGCATATTACGCGCAATTTTCTGAATATTTTCCTTGTCAAGCTTGCGGAAAACGATAATATCGTCAATACGGTTTAAAAACTCGGGCTTGAAGGTCTGTTTGAGGCTTGACATAACCTCCGCCTCCGCATCCTGCTGTTCCTTTTCGGTGGGCTTTGTTTCGCCGAAGCCAAGTGGCTTATGCTCGGTAATGGCACGCGCGCCTACATTTGATGTAAGAATTATGACGGTGTTTTTGAAGTCCACCTTTCTGCCCTGGGCATCCGTGAGAACACCATCCTCAAGAATCTGAAGAAGGATGTTGAAAACATCGGGATGAGCTTTTTCAATTTCGTCAAAAAGGATGACGGAATAGGGATTGCGGCGTATCTTTTCTGTAAGCTGACCGCCCTCATCATAGCCTACATAACCGGGAGGAGAGCCGATGAGCTTTGAAACACTGTGCTTCTCCATAAACTCCGACATATCCACACGTATCATTTTATTAACGTCGCCGAACATCACATCCGCAAGCACCTTGCACAGCTCGGTTTTACCCACACCCGTGGGACCGAGGAAAATAAATGAGCCTACCGGACGGCGGGGGTCTTTAAGTCCCGTTCTGCTTCGGCGGATAGCGCGTGACACGGCGGTCACCGCCTTATCCTGTCCGATTACACGTTCCTTTAAAATGCTTTCAAGATTGAGAAGCTTTTCCGATTCCTCCTGCATGAGCTTTTTAACGGGGATATTGGTCCACTGGGTTACAATGTCGGCGATATCCTCCTCGCCAATTTCGAGATTTATTTCACTGCGCTGCTTTTCCCACTGTTTCTTTATTTCGTCACGCTGTTCGGTCAGCTTTTTGACGCTTTCACGGTACTCGATGGCTTTTTCAAACTCCTGATTTTTGGCAGCTTCCTCACGCTTGGCGTTTTCCTCTTTTATCTGCGCTTCAAGCTCTTTAAGTCCCGTGGGAGCGGTAAAGCCGTTTATTCGTTTTTTTGAAGCCGCCTCGTCAATGAGGTCAATCGCCTTATCGGGAAGATAACGGTCATTTATATAACGCTTTGAAAGCTTAACCGCGGCTTTGACGGCATCATCGGTTATTTTCACCTTGTGGTGTGCTTCGTATTTTTCGCGTATTCCCATGAGGATTTCCAAAGCGTCCTCCTCGCTCGGCTCACCAACCGTCACCGATTGAAAACGTCTTTCAAGTGCAGGGTCTTTCTCGATATACTTGCGGTATTCGTTTATGGTGGTTGCACCTATTACCTGAAGCTCACCGCGTGCGAGAGAGGGTTTCAATATATTTGCGGCATCTACCGCGCCCTCTGCGGAGCCCGCACCCACCAGAGTGTGTATCTCATCTATAAATAGGATAACATTTCCAGCTCTCACAACCTCGGCAAGTATGTTCTTGATGCGTTCCTCAAATTCGCCGCGGTACTTTGTTCCTGCTACCATGCCCGAAATATCAAGTGTTATAACACGTTTCCCCGCAAGGGTTTCGGGAACATCTCCCGCCACTATTTTCTGTGCAAGTCCTTCTGCCACAGCAGTTTTTCCCACACCCGCCTCACCTATGAGACAAGGATTGTTTTTTGTTCTTCGGGAAAGTATCTGAATAACCCTCTGCATTTCGGTATCACGTCCGATAATGGGGTCGATTTTGCCTTCTTTCGCCGCCTGGGTAAGGTCTCTGCCGAACTGGCTGAGATTGGGTGTATTTTTGTCACCTGTGCCATGCTCACGCGAAGCATGATGAGCAGAAGCATCGACACCTTCTGTATTATCAGCGCCTGTGCTTTCCAGATATTCCATAAGTGTCTTATGAATTGTGCGAATGTCCCCGCCCAGTGAATTTATAATGCGTGTTCCCACGCAGTCCTGCATTTTAATAAGCGACAGCAGGATATGCTCCGTACCGGCAAGATTCTGACGGTAACGGCGGGATTCGTAGTAGGCATTCTGTATAATTGCCTTGGTGCGCGCGGTCATTTCGCTTGCCGAAACGTCACTGCGCTCTCCCGTTCCGCATACCTGCACCACCTTCTGATGCGCCGCATCAAAGGTGATACCCTGATTTTCAAGTATGCTTTGGGCAACGCACCCTTTTTCGGACAAAAGTCCCAGTAATATATGTTCGCTTCCGATATAGCTGTGCCCCAGCTCACCCGCGAGATTGTGAGATGCATTAAGGGCTTTTTCTGCTCTTTCGGTAAATTTGTTATTATTCATTTACATCACTCCGTCAAATATTTTTTTCATGTGCTCAGCACGGTGCATACGGCGTGTAAGACCATCCGTAACATCGCGGTTTTCCGCCATAATGGTAGCGGTAAGCAGTGTGTTCAGTGTGGAGTACAGCGCCGAGGGGGTGGTATCTTTGATGATTCCGCATGTAAGCCCGATGGCGATATCCGACAGAATATTGAAATACTCTTCCTCACTCATGAGCTTTGCACTTTTGGCAATCGCGGCAGAGCGAAGTATTTTATCCTCTGCCTGTATGGGTGACTTTTCACATATCGTCTTACGCGCCTTAAGCTCGCTGTCCACAATACGGACTATTATTTTTTTAAGGTTTTCTATTATCTCTGTTTCGCTTCTTCCCTCTGAATGCATATTGGAAATCTGGTATATGCTTCCTTTTGCCTTACTTCCCTCGCCGTACATTCCGCGAATGGTAAAGCCGAGTCCGCTCATGGAATTTGCAAGCGAATTAAGCTGACCCGTTTGTACCAATGCAGGAAGATGAAGCATTACCGATGCACGCATTGCACAGCCCAGATTTGTGGGGCAGGCGGTAAGATATCCAAGCTGTTCGTCAAATGCGTATTTTACATTTTCGTCTATCAGTGTATCGGTAAGGTCTGCATTTTTAAATGCCCGGTCAATATCAAATCCGGGAACTATGCTCTGGATTCTCAGGGTGTCCTCCTCGTTGACCATAACGGTAACGGTGTCGGCGGTTATAAGCTCTCTGCCTTCGGAACGTGCCGCGAACTCACGGCTGATAAAGTGTTTTTCCACCAGTGATATGCGCTCGGTTTCGCTCATTTTGGAATAGTGCGCTATGCCGAAGCTTTTATTTTCACGGAATATATCCCGTATTTTATCGCATATCTCGTTCTTCTGAGCAGGGCTTGTACGGTTGGGAAACGGATATTCCGCAAGGTTTCGGGCAAGGCGTACGCGGGAAGAAATGATAACATCGCCGTTCATATTATTCACCCTCCTTCTTATCGTTAATCAGCTTTATTCTGTCACGAAGCTCTGCCGCTTTTTCATAGTTTTCCTCCGAGACAGCCTTGGCAAGCTGTTTTTTAAGCTCCTCCACCTCATTTACTGTTTTTACGGGAACGGATTTTGGAGTTTTGCCCTTGTGGACAAGCTCACCGTGGAGCTTTTTGAGAGAGGGCTCGGATTCGGTGCGGAAGGTGTTATAGCACTCGGGACATCCGTACTTTGAATTGTCGCATATCTGTCGGAAGCTTGCACCGCAGGCGGGACAGCGCTTTATTTCGGGAATTGCGGTGCCCGTCCCGAAGAAAAACGGGCTGAAAATGTCCGAAAGCTCATCAAAGTGCTGGTTCTTGATATTCAATTCCTGCTTTGCGGCACATTCGGCGCAAAGAGCAGTGGTCTGAACATTACCGTTTATACTGGTCTTTACAAAATATGTTGCGGGTTTACCGCAGTTCTGACATTTATACACTCAAATCACTCCTTTATGAGAATAAGAATTGCGTTTTTGAAAAGGTCGGCGCGCACTTTGTTTCGTTTTTCACGCGGAACACCGTCAAGAGAAGTGTCGGAAAACAAAATATTCATGAGAGATGCTTCCCTTTTGGTAATAATATCCTTGTCAAAAAGATTGACAATAAATGCCTTTGCCGTGTCGCTGTCAAGGCTTGCGCCGATAGCATTGTAAAAATGCATCAGATAAGTATTTCGGTCCATCTTTACGCGGGTTATTTTAAGATAGCCTCCGCCGCCTCTGCGGCTTTCCACTATATATCCCCTTTCAGGCGTAAAGCGTGAGGTTATAACGTAATTTATCTGGCTGGGCACACAGCCCGCACGGCTGGCAAGCTCATTTCTGCCTATCTCCAGCGTGCCGTCGTTCTGCTCCAAAAGCTCGCTTATCATTTGTGCAACTATATCGGATATCAACATAACGTTCTCCTTGAAGTTTGATTTTGACTAACTTTGACCTTTGTTTGACTATATTATACCATGTTTTTCGTAAAAGTCAAAGTCGGTCAAAGTCAAATATCGGCGATTATAGCAAGTTACATCGATTTAGCTTTCGTTTTCTCGCAAAATCTTATTTTTTCGTGTTTTTTCAAGTTTTGATTGACAATAAAACGTAATTGTGCTAAAATAATACCACTAATTATTACGGAGTACAATATGAGAATAAGAAAAAGAAAACATACCGATGAAAGAATAGACGTTTGCCGCGATTTGGTGTGTGAAAACCCTGCGGAAAACAAAGGAAATTGGAAAGAGGTATTCGGCAACGAAAATCCGATACACATTGAAATCGGCTGCGGTAAGGGCGATTTTATCGTTGAATTATCACGCCGTAATCCGGATATTAACTACATCGCCATAGAAAAGGAAAAGGACGTTATCGTTCTGGCTCTGGAAAAAGCAAAGGCGGCGGAAACTTCCAACGTAATATATTGCAACAGCTATGCCGAAAATCTCACGGAGTTTTTTGACAAAGGCGAGGTGGAGCGCATTTACCTGAATTTTTCCGACCCCTGGAAAAAATCCCGCCATGCAAAGCGCAGACTGACAAGTCAGAAATTCCTGCAGGCTTATAAGGATATTCTCCCCTCTCACGGAAGTATTTTCTTCAAAACGGACAACCGGCCTCTGTTTGACTTTTCGCTGGAGCAGTTCCCTCTGGGAGGCTTCAGACTCGAAAACGTCACCTTCGACCTGCACAACAGTGAATTTGCGGCAGATAATATAATGACGGAATACGAACGAAACTTTTCCGCCAAAGGCTTCCCCATAAACCGTCTGGAGGCTTATGTACAGGAGGATACGGATGAAAAAACTGATAATATCCCCGGATAAATTCAAAGGAACAATCAGTGCCGTCAGGATATGCGATATAATAGAAGAACAATTTTTAAAGGAATTTCCCGATATCGAGATAATAAAGCTTCCCATAGCCGACGGCGGAGACGGTACTGCGGCATGCTTTGAAAGCCGAAACGGTGCAAGAAAAATCCCCTGTGAGGTATACGACCCGTTCTTTGAGCGCATTATGAGTCATTTTATAATGCTGGGCGAAACAGCCATAATCGAAATGGCGTTATACGCAGGTCTGGCACTTGCGGGAGACAGAAAAAATCCCCTCAAAGCCACCACCTACGGCGTTGGTCAGGCAGCGCTTGAAGCAATAAAGCAGGGGGCAAAAAAGGTTGTATTCGCTTTGGGCGGAAGTGCCACCAACGACATGGCGTGCGGTCTTTTGTGTGCCATGGGTATGAAATTTTACGACAAGGACAAAAAAGCATTTATCCCCACCGGCGGAACTCTGTGTGATATTGCGGATTACGACACCGTTGACCTCGAAAAGAACACCCGTGGTGTGGAATTTGAGGTAATGTGTGACATAGATAATCCCCTTTACGGCAAAAACGGTGCGGCATATGTATTTTCACCCCAGAAGGGTGCAGACGAAAATGCGGTAATAAAGCTGGACGAGGGCTTAAAGCACCTTTCCGACCTGTACACGAAAAAAAGCGGAAAAGATGTTTCACGTCTTGCCGGTGCAGGTGCCGCAGGCGGTATGGGCGGAGGTCTTAATGCTTTTCTGGGCGCAAGGCTTAAAAGCGGAATAGAATCGGTGCTTGACATTTTCGGTTTTGATGCATTGCTGAATGGCTGTGACATGGTAATCACAGGCGAAGGAAGACTTGATTCCCAGACGCTTGGCGGAAAAGTAATATGCGGTATTGCCAAGCGATGCAAGGCGCAAAGCGTGCCTCTGATTGCCATATGCGGAGACACCTTTTCCTGCCCAGACGAGATATATTCTCTTGGTGTTTCGGGCGTTTTTTCCATCAACACCTCCCCTATGTGCTTTGAGGACGCTGTCCCGCACTCCGCGCGCAATCTTGCCGCCGTGGCATCAAATATCGCAAAGCTGATAAAAGTAAGTGAAAGATGAAAGGAATTATATATGTCAAGCTATATCACTAAAAAGACAGACGGCGATACGGCCTGGTTTACCCAAGACCGCTTCGGTATGTTCATACATTTCGGCTTATATTCCATGCCTGCAAGACATGAATGGGTAAAGTCGGTTGAGAAAATCAGTGAGGAGAAATATGACAAATATTTCGAGCACTTCAATCCCGATATGTTCGATGCCTCAGAATGGGCAAAAAAAGCAAAAAATGCCGGCATGAAATACGCCGTACTGACCGCAAAGCACCATGAGGGCTTTTGTATGTTTGACTCGGCATACACCGACTACAAATCCACCGCCTGCCCCGCAAAAAGAGACTTTGTCAAGGAATTCACCGATGCTTTCCGCGCGGAGGGCTTAAAGGTGGGCATTTATTATTCTCTCATCGACTGGCACCACCCGGATTATCAGATTGACATATTCCACCCCAGACGTTGTGAGCCGGATGCCCGCGAGCAGAACAAAACCCGCAACATGAAAGCATACAGGGAGTATGTATTCAACCAGGTAAGAGAGCTTCTTACCAACTACGGAAAAATCGATATTCTATGGTTTGACTTTACATATCCCACAATGGAAAGCATACGGAACGAATACAATGAGTTTGCAATCAGGGATTATAAAGAATGGATGCCCTGGACAAATTCCGAAACATGGGACAGTGAAAATCTTGTAAAAATGATAAGACAGATCAATCCCGGTATCATCATAAATGACCGTCTTGGCTTCCCGCAGGATGTACGAACCCCCGAGCAAAGCATAGCTCTCGACTGGCCTCTTTACAAAGGTACAAACGAAAAAGCCGTGTGGGAATCCTGCCAGACGTTTTCCGGCTCGTGGGGATATTTCCGTGACGAAATGAGCTGGAAAACCCCCGATGCGCTCCTGCGTCTGCTCATAAACTGTGTGTCAAAAGGCGGGAACCTCATTATGAATGTAGGCCCCACCTCGCGCGGATACTTTGACGCCCGTGCAAACAAAGCGCTTGAAGCATACGGCGAATGGATGAAGTACAATAGCCGTTCTATATATAACTGTACAATGGCAGAGCCGGGATTCAAAGCACCCATCGGCACACTTCTCACTCAGTCCTCGGACGAAAAAAGGCTGTATATCCATCTGATAGATTATCCTTTTGCACAGCTCACCATGAAGGACCTCCCGTGCAACATCGGCTATGCCCAGTTCCTGCATGACGGCAGTGAAATACGTTACAGAAAAGAAGCAAACGGAGAAATATCCTTCATCATCCCGGGTATAAAGCCCGACTGCGTTATCCCCGTAATAGAGGTATTTCTGGATTGACGGAAAATACAGACGCAAAAAACAAGAGGCTGTCTCATTAGCGACAGCCACATAAGGAAGTTTTTTATGGAGTAGTTCCAAAATCAAGGAACTACTCCATTTTCCTTGTTATCCGACCTTATACATCTGCGGATTTTCTTGGATTTTATTTATTATATCCAAGATTTCTTTTTCATCAGGAATATCAATCATTCCAACGGCAGTAAAATAAATATCAACCTTCACATGACAATGACCGTCATATTTGTCGTTGCTGTGAACCTCTATCCGTTGTATCAGAGAATTAACTATTGTTGGGGTAAGCTCTCGGAAATCGGTTAGTTCTCTCAAAGTTTTTAACAGAAGTCGCATATCAATATTCTGTTGCTCTGCCTTTTCCAATTCCTGTTCACTTTTGGATATTGTTTCGATAAGCTCCCTTTGTTCACTCTCATACATAGAAGCCATACGGGAATATCTGTCATCACTTAACTTGCCCAAAGTATTATCCTCATAAATTCGGGATATTATCACATCAAGTTCAGATATTCTTCTTTTACCACTTTCAACTTTGGATTTAAGTTTTTGAAGTTCACTTTTCCTTGCGGTTTGGTTTTTAGTTGCCATAAGGTATAGAAACACCGGCTCGTAGCATCTTACAAAATCAGCCAAGTTGCTTATTGCCTCATAAACAATTCTTTCAAGAACAATATCTCTTATGAAATGTATTTGACACTCGCCCCGTCCGCTTTTGTAATTTGAACACCTGAAATGCTCTTGCTGTCTTGTCATACTTTTAGCAGCGGCGAAATGTAATTTTGCTCCGCAATCAGGGCAATATACCAATCCCGAAAACAGGCTTGTTCTGCCTGTTGATGTTGGTCTTCTTTTATGCTGACGAAGCTCCTGAACTCTGAGCCATAAATCTTCAGTTATTATTGCATCTTGTGTGTTAGGGATAATTTGTTGTTCATCTTCGGATTTATGGATAACCTTATGTACCTTGTAGCTTACAGTTGTTGTCTTAAAGTTCACAGTACATCCTGTGTATTGTCTGTTGTCGATAATCCCTGAAACAGTTGATGAATCCCAATAATATGGGTTTTCAGGATATTTATGAGTGGTTGATAATCCTTTTTCTATCTTGTATGCGGTAGGAATAAGGATTTTTTCTTGCTCTAACTGACGAGCGATTTGTGCAATTCCACGACCTGCAAGGGATAAAGAAAATATCTTTCTTACAACCTCTGCGGCTTCTTCATCAATTATCCATTTTTCTTTATCTTCGGGAGATTTCATATAGCCATAAGGAACTGTCGAGCTTACCCGCTTTCCGCTTGCAGCTTTCATCTGCCATACTGCACGAATTTTTTTACTTGTCTGTGCAGCATACCATTCATTGAATATATTGTTGAACGGCATCATTTCTGTTCCCGTATTACTCATTGTATCAACATTTTCCTGAATGGCTATAAACCTTATTCCAAGTGTTGGATATGTAATTTCAAGATATTTGCCGACTTCAAGATAATTTCTTCCGAAACGGGATAAATCTTTTACTACAATAGTT includes the following:
- a CDS encoding CtsR family transcriptional regulator; this encodes MLISDIVAQMISELLEQNDGTLEIGRNELASRAGCVPSQINYVITSRFTPERGYIVESRRGGGGYLKITRVKMDRNTYLMHFYNAIGASLDSDTAKAFIVNLFDKDIITKREASLMNILFSDTSLDGVPREKRNKVRADLFKNAILILIKE
- a CDS encoding ATP-dependent Clp protease ATP-binding subunit, coding for MNNNKFTERAEKALNASHNLAGELGHSYIGSEHILLGLLSEKGCVAQSILENQGITFDAAHQKVVQVCGTGERSDVSASEMTARTKAIIQNAYYESRRYRQNLAGTEHILLSLIKMQDCVGTRIINSLGGDIRTIHKTLMEYLESTGADNTEGVDASAHHASREHGTGDKNTPNLSQFGRDLTQAAKEGKIDPIIGRDTEMQRVIQILSRRTKNNPCLIGEAGVGKTAVAEGLAQKIVAGDVPETLAGKRVITLDISGMVAGTKYRGEFEERIKNILAEVVRAGNVILFIDEIHTLVGAGSAEGAVDAANILKPSLARGELQVIGATTINEYRKYIEKDPALERRFQSVTVGEPSEEDALEILMGIREKYEAHHKVKITDDAVKAAVKLSKRYINDRYLPDKAIDLIDEAASKKRINGFTAPTGLKELEAQIKEENAKREEAAKNQEFEKAIEYRESVKKLTEQRDEIKKQWEKQRSEINLEIGEEDIADIVTQWTNIPVKKLMQEESEKLLNLESILKERVIGQDKAVTAVSRAIRRSRTGLKDPRRPVGSFIFLGPTGVGKTELCKVLADVMFGDVNKMIRVDMSEFMEKHSVSKLIGSPPGYVGYDEGGQLTEKIRRNPYSVILFDEIEKAHPDVFNILLQILEDGVLTDAQGRKVDFKNTVIILTSNVGARAITEHKPLGFGETKPTEKEQQDAEAEVMSSLKQTFKPEFLNRIDDIIVFRKLDKENIQKIARNMLAEIANRVNALNINITFDDAVVEFLADAGFDPVYGARPLRREIQRKVEDTFSNALLEAKFKEGDNVTATLENGEIVYNN
- a CDS encoding glycerate kinase encodes the protein MYRRIRMKKLIISPDKFKGTISAVRICDIIEEQFLKEFPDIEIIKLPIADGGDGTAACFESRNGARKIPCEVYDPFFERIMSHFIMLGETAIIEMALYAGLALAGDRKNPLKATTYGVGQAALEAIKQGAKKVVFALGGSATNDMACGLLCAMGMKFYDKDKKAFIPTGGTLCDIADYDTVDLEKNTRGVEFEVMCDIDNPLYGKNGAAYVFSPQKGADENAVIKLDEGLKHLSDLYTKKSGKDVSRLAGAGAAGGMGGGLNAFLGARLKSGIESVLDIFGFDALLNGCDMVITGEGRLDSQTLGGKVICGIAKRCKAQSVPLIAICGDTFSCPDEIYSLGVSGVFSINTSPMCFEDAVPHSARNLAAVASNIAKLIKVSER
- a CDS encoding alpha-L-fucosidase — encoded protein: MSSYITKKTDGDTAWFTQDRFGMFIHFGLYSMPARHEWVKSVEKISEEKYDKYFEHFNPDMFDASEWAKKAKNAGMKYAVLTAKHHEGFCMFDSAYTDYKSTACPAKRDFVKEFTDAFRAEGLKVGIYYSLIDWHHPDYQIDIFHPRRCEPDAREQNKTRNMKAYREYVFNQVRELLTNYGKIDILWFDFTYPTMESIRNEYNEFAIRDYKEWMPWTNSETWDSENLVKMIRQINPGIIINDRLGFPQDVRTPEQSIALDWPLYKGTNEKAVWESCQTFSGSWGYFRDEMSWKTPDALLRLLINCVSKGGNLIMNVGPTSRGYFDARANKALEAYGEWMKYNSRSIYNCTMAEPGFKAPIGTLLTQSSDEKRLYIHLIDYPFAQLTMKDLPCNIGYAQFLHDGSEIRYRKEANGEISFIIPGIKPDCVIPVIEVFLD
- the trmB gene encoding tRNA (guanosine(46)-N7)-methyltransferase TrmB, whose translation is MRIRKRKHTDERIDVCRDLVCENPAENKGNWKEVFGNENPIHIEIGCGKGDFIVELSRRNPDINYIAIEKEKDVIVLALEKAKAAETSNVIYCNSYAENLTEFFDKGEVERIYLNFSDPWKKSRHAKRRLTSQKFLQAYKDILPSHGSIFFKTDNRPLFDFSLEQFPLGGFRLENVTFDLHNSEFAADNIMTEYERNFSAKGFPINRLEAYVQEDTDEKTDNIPG
- a CDS encoding DUF4368 domain-containing protein, which codes for MTTQNIIGQTTEEITALYGRLSQDDGLEGESNSISNQKEILMKYAKDHGLKNPRFFIDDGISGTTFERSGFKEMQALAEAGIVKTIVVKDLSRFGRNYLEVGKYLEITYPTLGIRFIAIQENVDTMSNTGTEMMPFNNIFNEWYAAQTSKKIRAVWQMKAASGKRVSSTVPYGYMKSPEDKEKWIIDEEAAEVVRKIFSLSLAGRGIAQIARQLEQEKILIPTAYKIEKGLSTTHKYPENPYYWDSSTVSGIIDNRQYTGCTVNFKTTTVSYKVHKVIHKSEDEQQIIPNTQDAIITEDLWLRVQELRQHKRRPTSTGRTSLFSGLVYCPDCGAKLHFAAAKSMTRQQEHFRCSNYKSGRGECQIHFIRDIVLERIVYEAISNLADFVRCYEPVFLYLMATKNQTARKSELQKLKSKVESGKRRISELDVIISRIYEDNTLGKLSDDRYSRMASMYESEQRELIETISKSEQELEKAEQQNIDMRLLLKTLRELTDFRELTPTIVNSLIQRIEVHSNDKYDGHCHVKVDIYFTAVGMIDIPDEKEILDIINKIQENPQMYKVG
- a CDS encoding ATP--guanido phosphotransferase gives rise to the protein MNGDVIISSRVRLARNLAEYPFPNRTSPAQKNEICDKIRDIFRENKSFGIAHYSKMSETERISLVEKHFISREFAARSEGRELITADTVTVMVNEEDTLRIQSIVPGFDIDRAFKNADLTDTLIDENVKYAFDEQLGYLTACPTNLGCAMRASVMLHLPALVQTGQLNSLANSMSGLGFTIRGMYGEGSKAKGSIYQISNMHSEGRSETEIIENLKKIIVRIVDSELKARKTICEKSPIQAEDKILRSAAIAKSAKLMSEEEYFNILSDIAIGLTCGIIKDTTPSALYSTLNTLLTATIMAENRDVTDGLTRRMHRAEHMKKIFDGVM